Proteins encoded by one window of Synechococcus sp. MVIR-18-1:
- a CDS encoding acireductone dioxygenase → MTELRIYATQAAPEPLLSTSNAAQISAELKTRGIKFQRWPSKPELERGAMQEQILAAYASLISSVQKNEGYQAVDVMRVGGDQHNTTSLRQTFLQEHQHAEDEVRFFVEGCGLFSLHINDEVLQVVCEANDWIAIPAGTRHWFDMGANPNYCVLRFFKNSAGWVATFTDDPIAAHYPGLP, encoded by the coding sequence ATGACGGAGCTGAGGATCTACGCAACCCAGGCAGCGCCGGAGCCACTCCTAAGCACCAGCAATGCTGCACAGATCAGTGCAGAACTCAAAACGCGCGGGATCAAGTTTCAGCGTTGGCCAAGCAAGCCAGAGCTAGAGCGAGGGGCCATGCAAGAGCAAATTTTGGCGGCCTATGCGTCACTCATCTCTTCCGTCCAAAAAAACGAGGGCTACCAAGCAGTGGATGTGATGCGCGTTGGAGGCGATCAGCACAACACCACATCTTTGCGCCAAACATTCCTGCAAGAACACCAGCATGCAGAAGATGAGGTGCGCTTTTTCGTGGAAGGTTGCGGGCTCTTTTCACTCCACATCAACGATGAGGTGCTGCAAGTGGTCTGCGAAGCCAATGATTGGATCGCCATTCCAGCTGGAACCCGGCACTGGTTCGACATGGGCGCCAACCCAAACTATTGCGTGCTTCGTTTTTTCAAAAACTCAGCAGGATGGGTCGCCACCTTCACCGATGATCCAATAGCCGCTCACTATCCAGGCCTTCCTTGA
- a CDS encoding precorrin-2 C(20)-methyltransferase, translated as MPHALQLIGVGPGDPELLTIAAVRAIETADVVAYPVARVDADGMAWTIASRWTRSSQRRLPLVFPMVAEAEPRLKAWRHAADALASELRRDLSVVLLCEGDASLFASSSYVQLALRKRHPDLTVKLIPGVPAVCAAAAAGAELAIDWPLALQQDGVLIRPCPDHESDLERLLELAGSSSMVLALIKLGQRWPWVRACLERRQLLEASLFAQRVGWPDQVLARAIDIPAESKPYFSLLLIRQTWPEVLP; from the coding sequence GTGCCTCACGCTCTGCAATTGATCGGAGTGGGCCCTGGTGATCCAGAGCTTCTCACTATTGCCGCTGTTCGCGCGATTGAAACTGCCGATGTGGTGGCGTATCCCGTTGCTCGCGTCGATGCTGATGGGATGGCTTGGACTATTGCTTCTCGCTGGACGCGCTCTAGTCAGCGCCGACTGCCTTTGGTGTTTCCGATGGTGGCGGAAGCCGAGCCAAGATTGAAAGCTTGGCGGCATGCCGCTGATGCGCTGGCATCTGAGTTGCGACGTGATTTATCGGTGGTTTTGCTCTGCGAAGGTGATGCCTCTCTTTTTGCTTCGAGCAGCTATGTGCAACTGGCGCTGCGTAAGCGGCATCCTGATCTCACGGTCAAGCTGATTCCAGGCGTTCCGGCGGTTTGTGCTGCAGCCGCTGCTGGCGCGGAGTTGGCGATTGATTGGCCCCTGGCTTTGCAGCAAGACGGGGTTCTGATTCGTCCTTGCCCAGACCATGAATCAGATTTGGAGAGATTGCTTGAATTAGCTGGATCGAGCTCGATGGTGCTGGCATTGATCAAGCTCGGTCAACGATGGCCATGGGTTCGGGCTTGCCTGGAAAGGCGTCAGCTGCTCGAGGCCTCCCTCTTTGCGCAACGGGTGGGTTGGCCTGATCAGGTCTTGGCGCGAGCGATCGATATTCCCGCTGAGTCGAAGCCTTATTTTTCCCTGCTGCTCATTCGGCAGACTTGGCCTGAGGTGTTGCCGTGA
- the dusB gene encoding tRNA dihydrouridine synthase DusB: MPLKIQGRLLERQLRCRVLQSPLAGVSDRIFRQLVRRWAPDALLFTEMVNATSLELGHGRLKMDGLQEETGPIGVQLFDHHPDAMADAARRAADAGAFLIDINMGCPVRKIARKGGGSGLIRDPDLACRIVETVVAAVGLPVTVKTRLGWCSDHNAVGVETAVNWCQRLEQAGARMLTLHGRTREQRFSGTADWNAIAAVKAALSIPVIANGDVNSPEEAQRCLRITSADGVMVGRGTMGSPWLVGQIDAALSGLPIPATPAPAARLALAKEQLLALIEARGDHGLLIARKHMSWTCTGFPGASQFRQQLMRAPTPAAALDLLDQQMQQIE, encoded by the coding sequence ATGCCGCTGAAGATTCAGGGTCGACTGTTAGAGCGACAACTCAGGTGCCGCGTCCTGCAATCCCCCCTAGCTGGCGTCAGCGATCGGATCTTCAGGCAGCTGGTGCGCCGCTGGGCTCCCGATGCACTGCTGTTCACCGAAATGGTGAATGCCACCAGCCTGGAGCTGGGGCACGGACGGCTCAAAATGGATGGCCTGCAAGAGGAAACAGGGCCCATCGGGGTGCAGCTGTTTGATCACCATCCCGACGCAATGGCGGATGCAGCGCGTCGTGCGGCTGATGCCGGAGCCTTTCTGATCGACATCAATATGGGCTGTCCTGTTCGCAAGATCGCCCGAAAAGGAGGCGGTAGCGGCCTGATTCGCGACCCGGATCTGGCTTGCAGAATTGTCGAGACCGTGGTGGCTGCAGTAGGGCTTCCCGTCACGGTGAAAACGCGCCTTGGCTGGTGCAGCGATCACAACGCCGTGGGAGTTGAGACGGCTGTGAACTGGTGCCAACGCTTAGAGCAAGCGGGAGCGCGAATGCTGACGCTCCATGGCCGCACGCGAGAGCAACGCTTCAGCGGCACTGCCGATTGGAACGCGATTGCAGCTGTCAAAGCAGCCCTCAGCATTCCTGTGATCGCCAATGGGGATGTGAACAGCCCTGAGGAAGCGCAGCGTTGCCTGCGGATCACCAGCGCCGATGGCGTGATGGTGGGTCGCGGAACCATGGGTTCCCCGTGGCTTGTGGGCCAAATCGATGCCGCACTCAGTGGCTTGCCGATTCCAGCCACCCCCGCACCAGCTGCACGCTTAGCTCTCGCCAAAGAACAACTGCTGGCCCTAATCGAGGCACGCGGAGATCACGGCCTGCTGATTGCGCGAAAACACATGAGCTGGACTTGCACTGGCTTCCCCGGCGCATCCCAGTTTCGTCAACAACTGATGCGCGCGCCCACGCCCGCCGCGGCCCTTGATTTGCTCGATCAACAGATGCAGCAAATCGAATGA
- a CDS encoding response regulator transcription factor has protein sequence MLANKRVLVCSKNRLTLTAVSLAEPILQSLIGGATTEDEALQIQLESNPDLLITSEDLERGYGIRLVEKAKQQSPGLKALIFLSRETPEVVQEAMEAGADGVMFVSSIGTGDGDFIHALRTTNSGGIYYPRAVLEAATAKVKPAPILVDPLSERELEVIQCIIQGMKNTEIADSLFVSAETVKSHVSTAIHKLGVRDRTQAAVYALTHGLVEVDI, from the coding sequence ATGCTGGCAAACAAGCGAGTTTTGGTTTGTTCTAAAAACCGGCTCACGCTCACCGCGGTGAGCCTTGCTGAGCCAATCCTGCAATCTTTGATTGGGGGCGCGACAACGGAAGATGAGGCCCTGCAAATACAACTTGAAAGCAATCCAGACCTCTTAATTACGAGCGAAGACCTAGAAAGAGGATATGGAATAAGACTTGTCGAAAAAGCAAAACAACAATCCCCAGGCCTCAAAGCTCTCATTTTCTTGTCACGCGAAACACCTGAGGTGGTTCAAGAAGCGATGGAGGCTGGGGCCGACGGAGTGATGTTCGTCTCTTCCATCGGCACCGGGGATGGGGACTTCATTCATGCTTTACGCACAACCAACAGTGGGGGTATTTACTATCCGAGGGCTGTACTTGAAGCAGCAACCGCAAAAGTTAAACCAGCACCGATCCTTGTAGACCCATTATCAGAAAGAGAGCTAGAGGTTATTCAATGCATTATTCAGGGAATGAAGAACACAGAAATCGCTGATTCACTATTTGTTTCTGCTGAAACAGTTAAGAGCCACGTCAGTACAGCCATTCATAAGCTTGGAGTAAGAGACAGAACACAGGCAGCGGTCTACGCCTTAACGCATGGATTGGTTGAAGTGGACATTTGA
- a CDS encoding DUF4079 domain-containing protein produces the protein MTESVSLLTSLNWLGLVHPILMILFVYPVVGATIRLGILARERRLDLNPIAPTVPVEHADHGRWVTGGMVLAVLVALFHNALAGGMQADQMLGFLLAVVGAAAAYVALLGAKGLIAKMLWAAACWFTLILIASQPALLQWRQAFPTAVWQSHLWGGSALIALMLTAVVMQKQIAGRLWMRRLHVSMNVVVALLLATQAITGTRDLLMH, from the coding sequence GTGACAGAAAGCGTTTCGTTGCTTACGTCTTTGAATTGGCTCGGGCTAGTTCATCCCATTTTGATGATTTTGTTTGTCTATCCGGTGGTGGGTGCCACGATTCGGTTGGGCATTTTGGCCCGAGAACGGCGGTTGGATCTCAATCCGATAGCGCCAACAGTGCCGGTAGAACACGCCGATCACGGTCGCTGGGTCACCGGGGGAATGGTGTTGGCGGTGCTGGTGGCGCTGTTTCATAACGCCCTTGCTGGAGGGATGCAGGCTGATCAGATGTTGGGCTTCCTGCTGGCGGTTGTGGGTGCTGCAGCGGCTTATGTGGCGTTGTTAGGTGCGAAAGGCTTGATCGCAAAGATGTTGTGGGCAGCAGCCTGTTGGTTCACCCTGATTTTGATTGCCTCCCAGCCTGCGCTGCTGCAGTGGCGCCAGGCTTTCCCAACCGCGGTTTGGCAGTCGCATCTTTGGGGTGGTTCGGCATTAATCGCCCTGATGTTGACTGCGGTGGTGATGCAAAAGCAGATTGCGGGTCGGCTTTGGATGCGACGGCTGCATGTGTCGATGAATGTTGTTGTTGCTTTGTTGCTAGCGACGCAGGCCATCACGGGGACGCGTGATTTATTGATGCATTGA
- a CDS encoding DUF1823 family protein: MPPTPWPLSRLLLNRILEDRMSDRFVAERVWERLGYQPQGEGLIWLAGPETPSAWREAFPQAPEVISIRPASVQLTRSIPREHKQLLKEQLKFAGYRIGELYPRRTRRATAVNWLLAWLASHDQLLADEGPLPPLLDPPLNPVSGHPGDLPVR; this comes from the coding sequence ATGCCCCCTACCCCTTGGCCGCTGAGCCGTTTGTTGCTGAATCGAATCCTGGAAGACCGCATGAGCGATCGCTTTGTGGCGGAGCGGGTCTGGGAGCGCTTGGGGTACCAGCCTCAAGGCGAAGGGTTGATCTGGCTTGCTGGACCTGAGACGCCCTCGGCGTGGCGAGAGGCATTCCCCCAGGCCCCCGAAGTGATCAGCATTCGCCCTGCTTCCGTGCAACTCACCCGCTCGATCCCCCGCGAGCACAAACAGCTGTTGAAAGAGCAGTTGAAGTTTGCGGGGTATCGGATCGGGGAGCTTTACCCACGGCGCACGCGTCGCGCTACTGCCGTGAATTGGCTGCTGGCCTGGCTTGCATCCCACGATCAGTTGCTGGCAGACGAGGGACCCCTGCCACCGCTACTGGATCCGCCACTCAATCCCGTGAGCGGCCATCCTGGTGATCTTCCTGTGCGTTGA
- a CDS encoding L,D-transpeptidase has product MLELIATLVVDLSDQTLTVLNEQEQTVRVIPVSTGKASSPTPTGHASVLTKYRSVTMRGRTYVSPGVPYAMCITANEAICMHAAPWQEDAGHAFGVPRSHGCVRMPTLQARWLFENTPKGTKVIIQA; this is encoded by the coding sequence ATGCTTGAGCTCATTGCAACGCTCGTGGTCGACCTCTCCGACCAGACCCTCACCGTGCTCAACGAGCAAGAACAAACCGTTCGGGTCATTCCCGTGAGTACAGGCAAAGCCTCATCCCCCACACCCACGGGCCATGCCTCCGTACTCACGAAATACCGCTCGGTCACCATGCGCGGACGCACCTATGTTTCCCCTGGCGTGCCCTACGCGATGTGCATCACGGCCAATGAAGCCATTTGCATGCACGCCGCTCCCTGGCAAGAGGATGCCGGCCATGCCTTTGGCGTGCCAAGAAGCCACGGCTGCGTGCGCATGCCAACCCTGCAGGCGCGCTGGCTGTTTGAAAACACACCCAAAGGAACCAAGGTGATCATCCAAGCCTGA
- a CDS encoding glycosyltransferase, with the protein MNALLPLLLIWPLWLIRRPEQDTPIWGRRSLILLISLFTLRYLVWRVTSSLNVESRLSIALSILLLLAEAWLLLVGLVPLWLAWRRFPDRRLEINDRQKRWAESGWKPHVDILVPTYGEPIKVLERALIGCTNLSYPHTKVWVLDDSGRPEVKALAAELGCRYLHRPERVNAKAGNLNHGLRHCRGELVAVFDADFIPQRTFLDRSIGFLLEPEVALIQTPQTFINADPVMRNLGMENWLLSDEESFYRWIQPVRDGWGAVVCAGTSFVVKRKALDQIGGFVEQAISEDFVTGISLTRQRWRLLYLQEKLSAGLAAETMADFVHQRQRWASGTLQSLRLSSGPLRPKGLSLGQRIAYLEGVMHWFNNVPRLVLMLMPLSYGLLGIIPILLNSQAALTLLLPLWGLQVLTLGWLNRGSRTAFLSELTGWVLTVPLTVTVLSNLIGRIGGFRVTPKHQRRDRGSCSVELLLPLLALVLLNLVNLHGLLSNASDLPAQVLAGRPVGLVWGVINLLSLIVAVRACWDPAATDLSPWQKLTMEAWIEDNGGHRYPCCITALSESGARITRSPSTLPWVASSKLRWCQELPALPVILTNKTDTEVLLHWGDLPRKERYALIRWLFCRPGCWIDRQAPQESRALLALLRQLIAPPKRGPLNPSLIPQHPPTIQASMHQ; encoded by the coding sequence ATGAATGCGCTATTGCCTCTGCTGCTGATCTGGCCGCTCTGGCTGATCCGTCGCCCCGAACAAGACACCCCGATCTGGGGACGCCGCAGCCTGATCCTGCTGATCAGCCTGTTCACCCTCCGCTATCTGGTCTGGAGAGTGACCTCCAGCCTCAACGTCGAGAGCCGCTTATCGATCGCCCTCAGCATCTTGCTCCTGCTCGCTGAAGCCTGGCTGCTCCTCGTTGGCTTAGTACCTCTCTGGCTGGCTTGGCGGCGGTTCCCCGATCGCCGCCTGGAGATCAACGACCGCCAAAAGCGCTGGGCAGAGAGCGGCTGGAAACCCCACGTGGACATTCTGGTTCCCACCTACGGCGAACCGATCAAAGTGCTCGAACGAGCCCTGATTGGCTGCACAAACTTGTCCTATCCCCACACCAAGGTGTGGGTGCTCGACGACAGCGGTCGCCCTGAGGTAAAAGCGCTCGCTGCCGAGCTCGGCTGCCGATACCTGCACCGACCGGAGCGCGTCAATGCCAAGGCCGGCAACCTCAACCATGGTTTGCGCCACTGCCGAGGAGAGCTGGTTGCCGTCTTCGACGCCGACTTCATTCCCCAACGCACCTTTCTTGATCGCAGCATTGGATTTCTGCTCGAACCTGAGGTTGCACTGATTCAGACCCCTCAAACCTTTATCAACGCCGACCCGGTGATGCGCAATCTGGGGATGGAGAACTGGCTTCTCTCTGATGAAGAGAGTTTCTACCGCTGGATTCAACCGGTCCGCGATGGCTGGGGGGCTGTGGTGTGTGCAGGCACGTCGTTTGTGGTGAAACGGAAAGCACTCGACCAAATCGGTGGCTTCGTAGAACAGGCCATCTCTGAGGATTTCGTGACCGGCATCAGCCTGACCCGTCAGCGCTGGCGACTGCTCTATTTGCAGGAAAAACTCAGCGCTGGTTTGGCAGCCGAAACCATGGCTGATTTCGTGCACCAACGCCAACGCTGGGCCTCTGGCACCTTGCAAAGCCTTCGGCTCAGCAGCGGCCCCTTGCGTCCCAAGGGATTATCGCTTGGGCAGCGCATCGCCTACCTCGAGGGCGTGATGCATTGGTTCAACAACGTGCCAAGGCTGGTGCTGATGCTGATGCCACTTAGCTATGGCCTTCTGGGCATCATTCCAATCTTGCTCAATAGCCAAGCCGCATTGACCTTGCTCTTACCCCTTTGGGGCTTGCAAGTGTTGACCCTGGGCTGGTTAAACCGTGGGTCACGAACCGCTTTTTTGAGCGAACTCACCGGCTGGGTACTCACCGTTCCTCTCACCGTGACCGTGCTGTCCAACCTGATTGGACGCATCGGTGGATTTCGGGTGACCCCCAAGCATCAGCGCCGTGATCGAGGGAGCTGCAGCGTGGAGCTGCTGCTGCCACTCCTGGCCCTCGTGCTGCTCAATCTGGTGAACCTCCACGGGCTGCTCTCAAACGCCAGCGATCTGCCAGCCCAGGTGCTCGCCGGCCGACCGGTCGGCTTGGTGTGGGGCGTGATCAATCTGCTCAGCTTGATCGTGGCGGTTCGTGCTTGTTGGGACCCTGCCGCGACGGATCTCTCCCCGTGGCAAAAGCTCACAATGGAAGCCTGGATCGAAGACAACGGTGGGCACCGCTACCCCTGCTGCATCACGGCTTTAAGCGAAAGCGGCGCCAGGATCACCCGCTCTCCTTCGACCCTTCCATGGGTTGCCAGTTCCAAGCTGCGCTGGTGCCAAGAGCTGCCTGCATTGCCAGTGATCTTGACCAACAAAACCGACACAGAAGTCCTTCTCCACTGGGGAGACTTGCCTCGGAAGGAGCGCTACGCCCTGATCCGCTGGCTCTTTTGCCGACCAGGATGCTGGATCGACCGGCAGGCGCCTCAGGAAAGTCGTGCCTTGCTGGCCTTACTCCGGCAACTGATTGCACCACCCAAACGCGGGCCTCTCAACCCGAGCCTGATCCCGCAGCACCCGCCAACAATCCAGGCCTCAATGCATCAATAA